The genomic region CAATTTTTTACATATGGAAGGAAAAAGCCAATCTTATCCCGAAAGTGGTAGAAATCCATTAGTAGGGGTGGTAGTTTGGATAAGCGTCAACTTTGGATTTACTGGCAAATACTTTTCCCTGGGGCTGGCCCCCGTATTTGGCAGTTAATAAAATATTTCGGCTCAGTGGAACAGGCCTGGCAAGCTGGTGAGTCTGATTTGGGGGCTATACCCTGGTTGGGTCCCAAGGGTGCCCAAAAGTTGGTCAGACGCCGGGAATCCATTCAGTTTGACAGGGTCATTAACTATCTTAATGACATAGGTTGTAGTGTAATTACTATAGAAGATGATGATTACCCTACTTTATTAAAAGATATATATGACCCGCCACCAGCCCTGTTTGTTAGAGGGAAATTACCAAATCACGAAAGGACTGCCGTTGCGGTAGTGGGTTCAAGGAAGCCAAGCCCTTATGGTCTGGCTGCGGCCGAGGATATAGCAACTGAATTAGCCCGGTCCGATATTGTTATTATCAGTGGTATGGCCAGAGGAATAGATACTGCGGCCCACCGAGGCGCATTAAAGGGTAAGGGTACTACTGTGGCTGTGTTGGGTTGTGGACCGGATGTTGTATATCCCAAAGAAAATGCCAGATTAATGGATAAAATTATTGAGCAGGGTGCCGTTATTTCAGAATTTCCACCTGGTATGGCGCCACTGGCCTGGCATTTTCCTGCTCGCAATCGAATCATTAGTGGCCTTAGTCAGGCTGTTTTAGTGGTTGAGGCTGCTGAGAAAAGCGGGGCATTAATAACAGCTGATTTTGCCCTGGAACAGGGTCGGGATGTTTTAGCCATTCCGGGGAATATTACAAGTCCTAACAGTGTCGGCACCAATAAGCTTATTAGGCAAGGTGCTCGTTTGGTAACTAAAGCGGAAGATATTCTAGAAGAGTTGGGTCTAGGTACCTTATATCTTAATCAAATCAGTAGTTCTCCTGATTTTAACTTTACTGCCGGAGAAAGGGATTTATGGGAGGTTCTATCTTACCAACCCATGTCCTTGGAACAGCTGGTTGAGGCAAGTAAATTATCACCGCAGGATACGGCAGCTGCCATTACCATGTTAGAGATTAAGGGATTAGTAAGACTTTTACCGGGGAAAGTGTATGTTAAAGCAAAGCTCTAAAACTGCATCTGCAGTTTTGCACATGAAGAATTTATATTATAATGTTATCCTACAATGACCAAACAGTTTGTATGTTCTAAACCATGCTTATTAATTATACATTGTAAAAAAGGTAAGGGACGGCAATAATAGGCTATTAAAGATGCTTTATGCCCTTACCAAAAGCTTTTAGGCTTTTTATAAAATGGGGTGTACCAATTTGAGTAAAACATTAGTAATCGTAGAATCTCCGGCCAAGGCCAAAAGTATCGGCAAGTATTTAGGTAGAAACTATACGGTTAAAGCTTCTATGGGCCATTTGAGAGACTTACCTAAAAGTCAATTTGGTGTGGATGTGGAAAGTAATTTTTCCCCTAAGTATATTGCTATTAGGGGGAAGGGGGAAATTATCAAAGAACTGCGAGCCGCAGTTAAAAAGGCCGATCGCATCCTGCTTGCCTCCGACCCGGACCGGGAGGGGGAGGCTATTGCCTGGCACTTAAGTAAGCTGCTGGATATTGATGAAAATAGTAACTGTCGCATTGAGTTCAATGAAATAACTAAACAAGCGATTCAACAGGCAGTTAAGCATCCTCGCCCCATCGATATAGACCGGGTTAACGCCCAGCAGGCCCGCCGCATCTTGGACCGCCTGGTGGGTTACAATTTGAGCCCGCTGTTATGGCGTAAAGTAAAAAAAGGACTGTCGGCCGGTAGAGTACAATCGGTGGCAGTGAGATTGATCGTTGACCGGGAAGAGGAGATCAAGGCCTTTATTCCTGAGGAATACTGGTCTTTAACGGCTAAATTTAGTAAGACAGCTAAATCTACCTTTGAGGCCAAACTTTATAAATATCAAAATAAAAAGATTACCATACCCAATCAGGAGGCCATGGATAAAATTCTGGCTGACCTGAAGGGGGTTTCCTACGTTGTTGCCAGCGTTACCAGAAAGGAAAAACTTCGTAACCCGGCACCGCCTTTCACCACTAGCTCCTTACAACAAGAGGCTTCTAGAAAATTAAATTTTACCGCTCGTAAAACAATGGCTGTGGCCCAACAACTGTATGAAGGACTGGAACTGGGTAAAGAAGGACCGGTGGGTTTAGTCACTTATATTCGTACCGATTCAACCAGGGTTTCGAAGACGGCGGTAGAAGAAGCGAAAAAATTTATTCTGGAAAGGTTTGGGCCGGCCTATGTTCCCAAGGAGTCCCGGCAAACTGTGGCCAAGGGCAAGGTACAAGATGCCCACGAGGCCATTCGACCCACCTCGGTGGAACGTGATCCGGAAACTATTAAGGAATTTCTAACCAATGATCAATACAAATTATATAAATTAATTTGGTCCAGATTCCTGGCCAGTCAAATGGCCGCAGCCGTAATGGATACAACCAGTATGGATATTGAGGGCGGTGATTACCTGTTCCGGGCCACCGGTTCTATTGTTAAGTTCCCGGGTTTTATGCAAGTATACATTGAGGAAAATGATGACGGCACCAAAGAAGAGGAAAAATTATTGCCCGAACTGGCTCAAGGGGACAAGGTGGAAGCAAAGTCACTAACCCCCAAGCAACACTTTACTCAACCACCGCCGCGCTACACCGATGCCACATTAGTCAAAGTGTTGGAGGAAAAGGGTATTGGTAGGCCCAGTACCTACGCGCCAATTGTAGAAACTATTCAGAAACGTGGGTACGTAGTCAGGGAAAACAAACAATTTTATCCAACCGAACTGGGTATAATTGTAGTAGATCTATTGAAGAACTATTTTCCGGATATTATTAATATAGAGTTCACCGCAGAGATGGAGGAAAAGCTAGACCAAATTGCTGAGGGTGACCAGGATTGGGTAAATGTTTTGAAGGATTTCTATGGTCCCTTCCAGCAAACGCTAGCAACAGCGGAAGAAAAGATTGGCAAAGTTCAGGTGGCAGACGAAGTTACCGATGAGATTTGTGAACAATGCGGGAAAAACATGGTTATTAAAATGGGGCGTTTTGGTAAATTTCTGGCTTGTCCTGGTTTTCCCGATTGTCGCAACACCAAACCTCTGCTGGAACCAACGGGGGTAGCCTGTCCCAGGTGTGAGGGTGAATTGGTCCTGCGCCGGAGTAAAAAAGGCAGAAAGTTTTATGGTTGCAGCAGGTATCCAGAGTGTGATTTTGTTACCTGGGATGTTCCCACCAATGAAAAATGTCCCCACTGCGGAGATTTGATGGTGGAAAAAAGTAGTCGGGGTAAAGAAAAAATACTACAATGCGTTAACGAGAACTGCCCAAGTAATGCAGGAGTTAAAGAAACCAAAGCGGGCCAAAAGACCAAGCAAACAACCAGTAATAAATAGTACTATGTTTCACCTCTCACTTCT from Desulfotomaculum nigrificans DSM 574 harbors:
- the topA gene encoding type I DNA topoisomerase, with product MGCTNLSKTLVIVESPAKAKSIGKYLGRNYTVKASMGHLRDLPKSQFGVDVESNFSPKYIAIRGKGEIIKELRAAVKKADRILLASDPDREGEAIAWHLSKLLDIDENSNCRIEFNEITKQAIQQAVKHPRPIDIDRVNAQQARRILDRLVGYNLSPLLWRKVKKGLSAGRVQSVAVRLIVDREEEIKAFIPEEYWSLTAKFSKTAKSTFEAKLYKYQNKKITIPNQEAMDKILADLKGVSYVVASVTRKEKLRNPAPPFTTSSLQQEASRKLNFTARKTMAVAQQLYEGLELGKEGPVGLVTYIRTDSTRVSKTAVEEAKKFILERFGPAYVPKESRQTVAKGKVQDAHEAIRPTSVERDPETIKEFLTNDQYKLYKLIWSRFLASQMAAAVMDTTSMDIEGGDYLFRATGSIVKFPGFMQVYIEENDDGTKEEEKLLPELAQGDKVEAKSLTPKQHFTQPPPRYTDATLVKVLEEKGIGRPSTYAPIVETIQKRGYVVRENKQFYPTELGIIVVDLLKNYFPDIINIEFTAEMEEKLDQIAEGDQDWVNVLKDFYGPFQQTLATAEEKIGKVQVADEVTDEICEQCGKNMVIKMGRFGKFLACPGFPDCRNTKPLLEPTGVACPRCEGELVLRRSKKGRKFYGCSRYPECDFVTWDVPTNEKCPHCGDLMVEKSSRGKEKILQCVNENCPSNAGVKETKAGQKTKQTTSNK
- the dprA gene encoding DNA-processing protein DprA — translated: MDKRQLWIYWQILFPGAGPRIWQLIKYFGSVEQAWQAGESDLGAIPWLGPKGAQKLVRRRESIQFDRVINYLNDIGCSVITIEDDDYPTLLKDIYDPPPALFVRGKLPNHERTAVAVVGSRKPSPYGLAAAEDIATELARSDIVIISGMARGIDTAAHRGALKGKGTTVAVLGCGPDVVYPKENARLMDKIIEQGAVISEFPPGMAPLAWHFPARNRIISGLSQAVLVVEAAEKSGALITADFALEQGRDVLAIPGNITSPNSVGTNKLIRQGARLVTKAEDILEELGLGTLYLNQISSSPDFNFTAGERDLWEVLSYQPMSLEQLVEASKLSPQDTAAAITMLEIKGLVRLLPGKVYVKAKL